The proteins below are encoded in one region of Myxococcales bacterium:
- a CDS encoding HDIG domain-containing protein, translated as MLRTRLIASLTAGFVLSSVAATVLTLANTAESFFEPLRVDPAKPAPVTLRLPVTAVPFFDPETGRNHVQIMQPTVERGQTVDDPILAALVRAYEVTRRPPTPERLIGLWLIYFLILTMLTTYLRRFSPGRGALLRTQVGLLMMVTLLLIATKLLYLLTPLPSYCVPVAAATLWVARYLDRRSAFIVSIGLSFLTSSFSGFSLDLLAVFLAGTMTANLVLGQRRSWTGLINAGFGAAIASATMLIAARFLFYSSFDLMVDISDPFHSVFLAAAAGGLLSGPIALVLEGPAVILLGAVSRSRLLDLSDLDQPLLQKMAKEAPGSWEHSRAMANLAEEASAAVGADALLTRIGAYYHDLGKTCQCKYFIENLEPGEVSPHEKLEPDVSADAIMHHVIEGTNILRRGGIPEPVIEFAYTHHGTSVTEYFWHKCLERGNPKELPESYFRYPGMRPRTKETAILMLIDSIEAASRTIDPPEREKFAEMVQRIIFVKLKQGQLDESGLTAEDLRILSTQLTETLCNVYHTRIRYPWQDAKDKGEQPLPVPGLATEKDMIEEHTANLHAMKAAAESEQEQLEGTEEP; from the coding sequence ATGTTACGCACCCGACTTATCGCAAGCCTTACTGCCGGATTTGTACTCAGCTCTGTTGCTGCAACGGTCCTTACCTTGGCGAATACTGCGGAGAGCTTTTTCGAACCTCTCCGCGTCGATCCAGCAAAACCAGCACCTGTTACGCTGCGCTTACCTGTCACCGCAGTTCCTTTCTTTGATCCGGAAACAGGAAGGAACCACGTTCAAATCATGCAGCCCACAGTGGAACGTGGACAAACAGTTGACGATCCTATTTTAGCAGCCCTGGTCCGTGCTTATGAAGTCACGAGACGACCACCCACACCGGAACGTCTGATTGGCCTGTGGCTCATTTATTTTTTGATTCTGACGATGCTAACGACTTACCTGCGGCGATTTAGTCCGGGACGAGGAGCGCTATTGCGAACTCAGGTCGGTCTGCTCATGATGGTTACCTTGCTACTTATAGCAACCAAGCTGCTTTATTTACTTACCCCCCTACCTTCGTATTGTGTTCCTGTCGCGGCGGCAACCTTGTGGGTGGCACGCTATCTTGATCGACGCTCGGCCTTCATTGTCAGTATTGGTTTAAGTTTTCTGACTTCTTCCTTTAGCGGTTTTAGCTTGGACCTATTGGCAGTCTTCCTTGCAGGAACCATGACGGCCAACTTGGTCCTTGGACAACGTCGAAGCTGGACTGGCCTCATCAACGCAGGGTTTGGAGCGGCTATCGCCTCCGCAACCATGCTTATTGCCGCTCGCTTTTTGTTTTACTCGTCGTTTGACCTGATGGTGGATATTAGTGACCCTTTTCATTCTGTGTTTCTTGCAGCCGCTGCTGGAGGACTCTTATCTGGGCCCATCGCATTGGTGCTCGAAGGCCCCGCTGTTATCCTCCTAGGAGCCGTATCGCGTAGCCGATTGCTTGATCTCTCGGATCTTGATCAACCCTTGTTGCAAAAAATGGCGAAAGAAGCTCCGGGATCTTGGGAGCATTCACGCGCGATGGCCAATCTTGCAGAAGAGGCATCCGCTGCTGTGGGCGCAGATGCCCTGCTTACTCGCATCGGGGCTTACTATCACGACCTTGGAAAAACCTGCCAATGCAAATATTTCATCGAAAACCTCGAACCTGGTGAAGTCAGCCCGCACGAAAAACTCGAGCCCGACGTCAGCGCTGATGCCATCATGCACCACGTAATCGAAGGAACAAATATTCTTCGCCGTGGCGGAATCCCTGAACCCGTTATCGAGTTTGCCTACACACACCACGGCACAAGCGTTACCGAATATTTTTGGCACAAGTGTCTAGAGAGAGGAAACCCCAAAGAGCTACCCGAAAGCTATTTTCGTTATCCCGGGATGCGTCCTCGCACCAAAGAGACTGCGATTCTGATGCTTATCGACTCCATTGAAGCCGCATCGCGAACTATCGATCCACCTGAACGCGAAAAATTCGCTGAGATGGTTCAGCGTATTATTTTCGTAAAACTCAAACAGGGGCAGTTGGATGAATCAGGCCTCACCGCAGAAGACCTGCGTATTCTCTCCACCCAACTTACCGAAACGCTATGCAATGTGTACCACACTCGAATTCGCTATCCTTGGCAGGACGCAAAAGACAAAGGCGAGCAACCGCTTCCGGTACCTGGATTGGCTACCGAAAAAGACATGATTGAAGAGCACACTGCCAATCTTCATGCAATGAAAGCCGCCGCAGAATCAGAACAAGAACAACTTGAAGGAACAGAGGAGCCATGA
- a CDS encoding YqgE/AlgH family protein — MLSSLSPGFLVASTAMKDPHFRRAVVLLIEHQPEGSFGFIINRPASVVFEHVIEELGLDAELADQKHFAVLNGGPVAPHTGWIVFDPQGSDMHDETAVTVSEHLCVSASRDFLQTIAKGEGPPRNVLVLGYAGWDAGQLDEELKQGSWIPIDLDERIVFDTPHEARWKHSLDSLGIDPARLVSHRLAEA, encoded by the coding sequence ATGCTCTCAAGTCTGTCTCCAGGGTTTTTAGTGGCCTCAACGGCAATGAAAGACCCTCACTTTCGTCGCGCCGTGGTGCTTTTGATCGAACATCAGCCGGAGGGCTCTTTCGGGTTTATTATCAATCGTCCGGCCAGTGTGGTGTTTGAGCACGTTATCGAGGAGCTGGGGCTGGATGCTGAGCTAGCAGATCAAAAGCACTTTGCGGTGCTCAATGGGGGGCCGGTTGCGCCACATACCGGCTGGATCGTTTTCGATCCTCAAGGTTCGGATATGCACGATGAGACGGCCGTGACCGTGAGCGAGCATCTTTGCGTTAGTGCGTCGCGTGATTTTTTGCAAACGATTGCGAAAGGTGAAGGCCCGCCTCGTAATGTGCTCGTTCTTGGCTATGCAGGATGGGATGCTGGCCAATTGGACGAAGAGTTAAAACAAGGGTCCTGGATTCCCATCGATCTAGACGAGCGTATTGTTTTTGACACACCGCATGAAGCGCGCTGGAAACACAGTCTTGATAGTCTCGGTATTGATCCCGCACGGCTTGTAAGCCACAGACTCGCCGAGGCTTGA